The following proteins are encoded in a genomic region of Candidatus Dormiibacterota bacterium:
- a CDS encoding STAS domain-containing protein, which yields MSQAIQISEKWMGNRAVVRLSGRILSGATAGRLLSRVRAACRRGMRELTIDLAGLSAIDCGGIGALLVCLQDAERNGATLRVTRGSAPVRSMLAQSSLLDVFERGGLPGKHTRRGAGQDIPLLLAG from the coding sequence ATGAGCCAGGCGATTCAGATCAGCGAGAAGTGGATGGGGAACAGGGCTGTCGTGCGCCTGTCCGGGCGAATCCTGTCGGGGGCGACGGCGGGAAGACTTCTGTCGCGCGTGCGCGCGGCGTGCAGACGGGGCATGCGGGAACTGACGATCGACCTGGCCGGACTGTCCGCCATCGACTGCGGCGGCATTGGGGCGCTCCTGGTCTGTCTCCAGGACGCCGAGCGCAACGGCGCCACCCTGAGGGTGACCCGCGGCAGTGCCCCGGTCCGCTCCATGCTGGCGCAGAGCTCGCTCCTGGACGTGTTCGAGCGCGGCGGGCTGCCGGGAAAGCACACCCGCCGAGGCGCCGGTCAGGACATTCCGCTTCTTCTCGCGGGCTGA
- a CDS encoding DUF4340 domain-containing protein produces the protein MKRRLGPLVSLLLLAGLFAYVYVYEIRGRAGEDKVDTAKDKAIPFERARLKAIRLTNDSGALRLQKEGDAWKLTEPLQADADKDAVEGLLNSLEFAKIERRLAKSEDRKQYGLDPPKASVTIETSAPEGPRTLQIGESSPIGGSYYALLPGTNDVAVVSSTIGDVTRKETISLRDKSLLSLDPWKVKTLTLERGRETIRLEKPDDGWVVRQPVEAPADGPTITDLLNALQTLRATRFDSEKPAAPDLRRFGLSPPQARLTLLQEGWDVEKSVLFGKEAAGGGRYARTSGRDPVLTVPADFWPKVTTRFFDLRRRDLLGVQQYRVESITLARKGQPALTLTRDKEQSWTLTGASVGKLKSDSVDTLLRMISDLKAVAFDDSPKESVRSGILKRPALDLTLQEETDTASGKQKSQHLVISEPDRAGHILVRDMAWHPVAVAAADVLKKIDAQVDALVKEASEAPKPEASPAASPSPATSPGAVPR, from the coding sequence GTGAAGCGCCGTCTCGGCCCCCTCGTCTCGCTCCTCCTCCTCGCCGGCCTCTTCGCCTACGTCTACGTCTACGAGATCCGCGGCCGGGCGGGGGAGGACAAGGTCGACACCGCGAAGGACAAGGCGATCCCGTTCGAGCGCGCCAGACTCAAGGCGATCCGTCTCACCAATGACAGCGGCGCGCTGCGGCTGCAGAAGGAGGGGGACGCGTGGAAGCTCACCGAGCCGCTGCAGGCCGACGCCGACAAGGACGCGGTCGAGGGGCTGCTCAACTCTCTCGAGTTCGCGAAGATCGAAAGACGCCTCGCGAAGTCCGAGGACAGGAAGCAGTACGGACTCGATCCGCCCAAGGCGAGCGTCACGATCGAGACCTCCGCGCCGGAAGGGCCGCGTACGCTCCAGATCGGCGAGAGCAGTCCGATCGGGGGCTCCTATTACGCCCTCCTGCCCGGGACGAACGACGTGGCGGTGGTGAGCTCCACGATCGGCGACGTCACCCGCAAGGAGACGATTTCGCTGCGCGACAAGTCCCTCCTCTCTCTCGACCCGTGGAAGGTGAAGACGCTCACGCTCGAGAGGGGACGGGAGACGATCCGGCTCGAGAAACCGGACGACGGCTGGGTGGTGCGGCAGCCCGTCGAGGCGCCGGCGGACGGCCCGACGATCACGGACCTCCTGAACGCCCTGCAGACCCTGCGCGCCACCCGGTTCGATTCGGAAAAACCGGCGGCCCCGGACCTGAGGCGGTTCGGCCTGTCGCCGCCCCAGGCGCGCCTGACCCTGCTGCAGGAGGGGTGGGACGTCGAGAAATCCGTTCTGTTCGGCAAGGAGGCGGCGGGCGGCGGCCGCTACGCCCGCACCAGCGGCCGCGACCCGGTCCTCACGGTTCCAGCCGACTTCTGGCCCAAGGTCACGACGAGATTCTTCGACCTGAGACGCCGCGACCTGCTCGGTGTGCAGCAGTACCGCGTCGAATCGATCACCCTGGCGCGCAAGGGGCAGCCCGCCCTCACGCTGACGCGCGACAAGGAGCAGTCGTGGACGCTGACCGGGGCCTCGGTCGGAAAGCTCAAGTCCGATTCGGTCGACACGCTCCTCAGGATGATCAGCGACCTGAAGGCCGTGGCGTTCGACGATTCTCCCAAGGAGTCGGTGCGCTCCGGCATCCTCAAGCGTCCCGCGCTCGACCTGACCCTCCAGGAGGAGACCGACACCGCCTCCGGAAAGCAGAAGTCGCAGCACCTCGTGATCTCCGAGCCGGACAGGGCGGGACATATCCTGGTGCGGGACATGGCCTGGCACCCGGTCGCAGTCGCGGCGGCGGACGTCCTGAAGAAGATCGACGCCCAGGTCGACGCTCTCGTCAAGGAGGCCTCCGAGGCGCCGAAGCCGGAGGCGAGCCCTGCGGCATCCCCTTCCCCCGCGACGTCGCCCGGAGCGGTGCCCCGGTAG
- a CDS encoding Gldg family protein, which produces MRFLKGYATGFGALLLALAIILSSLVPERRLYVWSVGVFGTVLLAAGLLLNHDRVMALLRGKRARAAGASAGYALTVLAVLLLVNFLAARHHRRFDLTESKEFSLSEQTVKVLESLPREVRVTAFYADAEPTRSKFDDLIGEYQYHTRRLTVQTIDPFTHPGDAKRYGITEASTIVVESGKNESRVTTADEESLTNAIIKVTKDREKVIYFTTGHGERDLGVSEKTGLSLLKAELEKQHYTVKPLVLSQGVPDDASVVVVAGPQKAFLDAEVRMIGDSLKKGGHLLYLQDPGSDPGLAAVLSEYGVAVRNDVIVDKVSRLFGGDYLLPLVPADGYDEVHPITKTFRYQTIFPLASSVEIKGSLPEGVTATKLAQTSPLSWAQPDNGELKTGKITLREGSGTKGPVTIAAAVSRKLPDIPKPATEPAKSAVGEAKSTAETRLVVFGDSDFLTNGFFNASGDGDLALSSIAWLSEQEELVSIRPKSSQPRIVVLSRQQVLYYFFTIVAVAPIAITVVGVAIWWRRKKL; this is translated from the coding sequence GTGAGATTCCTGAAGGGTTACGCGACGGGGTTCGGCGCGCTGCTCCTGGCGCTGGCGATCATCCTGTCGTCGCTGGTTCCGGAACGCCGCTTGTACGTCTGGAGCGTCGGCGTCTTCGGGACCGTCCTGCTCGCCGCCGGGCTGCTCCTCAACCACGATCGGGTCATGGCCCTGCTCCGGGGCAAGAGAGCGCGCGCCGCCGGCGCCAGCGCCGGCTACGCCCTGACCGTGCTGGCGGTGCTCCTCCTGGTGAATTTCCTGGCGGCGCGGCATCACAGGCGCTTCGATCTGACCGAGAGCAAGGAATTTTCCCTGAGCGAACAGACCGTGAAGGTGCTGGAATCCCTGCCCCGCGAGGTGCGTGTCACAGCCTTTTACGCGGACGCCGAGCCGACCCGATCGAAATTCGACGACCTGATCGGGGAGTACCAGTATCACACCCGCAGGCTGACCGTGCAGACGATCGACCCGTTCACGCACCCCGGCGACGCCAAGCGCTACGGCATCACCGAGGCCAGCACGATCGTGGTGGAGAGCGGCAAGAACGAGAGCCGCGTCACCACCGCCGACGAGGAATCGCTCACCAACGCCATCATCAAGGTCACGAAGGACCGCGAGAAGGTCATCTACTTCACCACCGGTCACGGCGAGCGCGACCTGGGCGTCAGCGAGAAGACCGGGCTGAGCCTCCTGAAGGCCGAGCTCGAGAAGCAGCACTACACGGTCAAGCCGCTGGTGCTGAGCCAGGGCGTGCCGGACGACGCCAGTGTCGTGGTCGTCGCCGGTCCGCAGAAGGCCTTCCTCGACGCCGAGGTCAGGATGATCGGAGACTCTCTGAAGAAGGGGGGGCACCTCCTGTACCTGCAGGATCCCGGGAGCGACCCGGGTCTCGCCGCTGTCCTCTCCGAATACGGCGTGGCGGTGCGCAACGACGTGATCGTGGACAAGGTGTCGAGGCTCTTCGGAGGCGACTACCTCCTGCCGCTCGTGCCCGCGGACGGATACGACGAGGTTCACCCCATCACGAAGACGTTCCGCTACCAGACGATCTTCCCGCTCGCCTCCTCGGTGGAGATCAAGGGCTCGCTGCCGGAAGGGGTCACCGCCACGAAGCTGGCGCAGACCTCCCCGCTGTCGTGGGCCCAGCCGGACAACGGGGAGCTGAAGACCGGCAAGATCACGCTGCGCGAGGGGAGCGGCACGAAGGGGCCGGTCACGATCGCCGCCGCGGTCAGCAGGAAGCTCCCGGATATCCCGAAGCCCGCAACCGAGCCGGCGAAGAGCGCTGTGGGGGAAGCGAAGAGCACCGCCGAGACCCGCCTCGTCGTCTTCGGAGACTCGGATTTCCTGACCAACGGATTTTTCAACGCCTCGGGCGACGGAGACCTCGCCCTGAGCAGCATCGCCTGGCTCTCCGAGCAGGAGGAGCTCGTGTCGATCCGCCCGAAGAGCTCCCAGCCCCGGATCGTGGTCCTGTCGCGGCAGCAGGTCCTTTACTATTTCTTCACCATCGTGGCCGTCGCCCCGATCGCCATCACCGTCGTGGGCGTCGCGATCTGGTGGCGGCGCAAGAAGCTCTGA
- a CDS encoding ABC transporter permease — protein sequence MKNVLAIAWREIRTYFTSPLAYVVIGVFLALSGYIFWAHLVRFSELCLRFGSNPYFLNQLNVNDMVIRPLFGSMGVIFLLMIPVVSMRLFAEEKKSGTAELLFTCPVTTGQVILGKFLGAAFLLVVMIGVTLSYPVLILASNTSPDMKPTLVGYLGVLLMGLSFLSVGLLISSMTENQIVAAVGAFGASLAFWILPWIAESATVTLASLMNSLTFGLWEKVHLGLGGPTLGDFLTKLSFVNHLDDFRKGLLDTEHIVFYLSVVFFSLFLTQRVVDSQRWRG from the coding sequence GTGAAGAACGTCCTGGCGATCGCCTGGCGGGAAATCCGGACCTACTTCACGTCGCCGCTCGCGTACGTGGTCATCGGCGTCTTCCTGGCGCTGAGCGGCTACATCTTCTGGGCCCACCTGGTCCGCTTCTCGGAGCTGTGCCTGCGCTTCGGGAGCAATCCGTATTTCCTGAACCAGCTGAACGTCAACGACATGGTGATCCGGCCGCTGTTCGGCAGCATGGGCGTGATCTTCCTTCTGATGATCCCGGTCGTCTCCATGCGTCTGTTCGCGGAGGAGAAGAAGAGCGGGACCGCGGAGCTCCTGTTCACCTGCCCGGTGACGACGGGACAGGTCATCCTCGGAAAGTTCCTGGGCGCCGCCTTCCTTCTCGTGGTGATGATCGGGGTGACGCTCAGCTACCCGGTGCTGATCCTGGCGAGCAACACGAGCCCGGACATGAAGCCGACGCTCGTCGGCTACCTGGGCGTGCTGCTGATGGGTCTGTCGTTCCTGAGCGTGGGGCTCCTGATCTCGTCGATGACCGAGAACCAGATCGTCGCCGCGGTCGGGGCGTTCGGGGCCTCCCTGGCGTTCTGGATCCTCCCGTGGATCGCCGAGTCGGCGACCGTCACGCTCGCGAGCCTGATGAACTCCCTGACGTTCGGCCTGTGGGAGAAGGTGCATCTCGGGCTCGGAGGGCCGACTCTCGGCGATTTTCTCACCAAGCTGTCGTTCGTCAATCACCTGGACGACTTCCGGAAGGGCCTGCTCGACACGGAGCACATCGTGTTCTACCTGAGCGTGGTGTTCTTTTCCCTGTTCCTGACGCAGCGGGTGGTCGACTCGCAGCGCTGGCGGGGCTAG
- a CDS encoding ATP-binding cassette domain-containing protein, whose product MIEVAGLTKMYGQRAAVGGISFSVSKGEIAGFLGPNGAGKTTTMRMLTGYVTPTSGTARVAGFDVQDAPIEAKRRIGYLPEHPPLYREMIVRPFLRFVAAVRGVPRKEMDGRVDRAVERCGLGPVAGRLIGNLSKGYQQRVGLAQAILHEPDVLILDEPTVGLDPSQIREIRQLIKSFAGEHTVILSTHILAEVTMTCNRVLIINEGRIAADETMETMAARGGGTRRVVVRLARAADATEGQIRAIPGVLNVRREDGQDESYVVETEGARDVREQIAERAVSQGWGLLEMRPVTRSLEDIFIGIIRGETEGAA is encoded by the coding sequence ATGATCGAAGTGGCAGGATTGACCAAGATGTACGGTCAGCGTGCAGCGGTGGGCGGAATCAGCTTCTCCGTCAGCAAGGGGGAGATCGCCGGGTTCCTCGGCCCGAACGGTGCGGGCAAGACCACGACGATGCGCATGCTGACCGGCTATGTGACGCCCACGTCGGGGACGGCGCGGGTGGCCGGGTTCGACGTCCAGGACGCCCCCATCGAGGCCAAGCGGCGCATCGGCTATCTCCCGGAGCATCCTCCGCTCTACCGGGAGATGATCGTCCGGCCCTTCCTGCGCTTCGTGGCGGCCGTGCGCGGCGTGCCCCGCAAAGAGATGGACGGCCGCGTGGATCGCGCCGTCGAGCGGTGCGGTCTGGGTCCGGTGGCGGGAAGGCTCATCGGCAATCTGTCGAAGGGATACCAGCAGCGAGTGGGCCTGGCGCAGGCCATCCTGCACGAGCCGGACGTGCTGATCCTCGACGAGCCCACGGTCGGTCTCGACCCGTCGCAGATCCGCGAGATCCGCCAGCTCATCAAGAGCTTCGCCGGCGAGCACACGGTCATCCTCTCGACGCACATCCTGGCGGAGGTCACCATGACCTGCAATCGTGTGCTGATCATCAACGAGGGGAGGATCGCCGCCGACGAGACGATGGAAACGATGGCGGCGCGCGGCGGGGGCACGCGTCGCGTCGTGGTGCGGCTGGCGCGCGCGGCGGACGCCACAGAGGGCCAGATCCGCGCCATCCCGGGCGTGCTGAACGTGCGGCGGGAGGACGGGCAGGATGAGTCCTACGTCGTCGAGACCGAAGGGGCGCGCGATGTCCGGGAGCAGATCGCCGAGCGGGCGGTCAGCCAGGGCTGGGGGCTCCTGGAGATGCGGCCGGTCACGCGGAGCCTCGAGGACATCTTCATCGGGATCATCAGGGGTGAGACGGAGGGGGCGGCGTGA